Proteins encoded by one window of Rutidosis leptorrhynchoides isolate AG116_Rl617_1_P2 chromosome 7, CSIRO_AGI_Rlap_v1, whole genome shotgun sequence:
- the LOC139857449 gene encoding uncharacterized protein isoform X2, which translates to MMDQQLELKHESTTNPCCSLWEDRFVKVQKKLQNVEKGRGNLKKALVLLEQQCDKMQDERIKLKKAYEEEKVKADNERKDKEKESAARVSLENEVSVLKSEILLFSQKGNSLPKHVDEELINLRGRVNDREKEVICLREQLQTKINVSATEKSRVDQELSNLKAYLNNVETEKEKLFKDLQKERARADSEKNRADEVLKTAKTEQDEIVSSEKSNNDLYSLKTEYQKLESEIGRLKLLLEKERKRADCERKIAETEKMNVNKVKEMLKLEQSRVNVEREKAEQFEHQLQKLKCEVDEARSKLDSEGSKLKEANKKKLEAEKKKTIKEKKKAEEQQTIAEMSTKHALEEKQRAVCLQQKLEECQKKYADLKKEMEEQIKQKSIEDLERDKEIDLKKAADMYKLQAMTEKSRADKLEQQLKNTKKTTKDTSTDKSAEMKLLKKRLKLEKARVKHANQVAEHEKNCKKAVEEELGQLKLEFARFSNRVGLCNCLAICNNGDETSVRKFLQPEFGKQPATPICAVTKPSEYFKPSLDSPAPSLPISGTCTESTSGTASKMEPLLNRKKLDCSALVSSMSSFSDRQLVGPQGNIHFSNSKELPKEADNNVNSPLRVKNKEGNTRKRKRLNAIESAEGNIRVSKLTKNVSALHGISGNSEEPLQEGTPIHQNEEPGLVAGDENGVAATRTCNNDVEIFEKIFNGDCMKLLNLDSEVEEEKYRIAVERPLSPTLPNIEIEIKPSDYSSRALVTRSCINPDQDSIVVMGPSDSGHKGITTVYGIESGSVYRDSLVVFQEFRDNESLSEISNATSNLSSQCCELSQSGYVFKKVVSGVSAVEILSPKKRVCVFFSLFLKSFSNIALIAFNHGDDGNFLNSLDIFSGQLKKVMSDVETKTVFTEIVDMDELISLIQNFIIKKKVTMLCNDVTEAPLHQLLLGAVLLASVCAAYDRINSICEASYAVSITSCSSNLTILHVFAYVCGDKLLADDENSLTMTSIKSLITYFETDNLLSGFRPCTKCPFSDGAVSMEELASFLLKKFGDCQMDKYAMTTCKLITESDDTLSDLSDVLSLLELVASKMSWGWVCENIISHLLKLLEVYVTEDSSTAVFLLLGQIARLGINGNGPHDAEVENIRVKLSSFISQTTSNKIGLPVQFAAVNALLGTIPISFQDVCKNSFANYSTATDSIRRWFSLLSDEHKSLSVKLLSADVV; encoded by the exons ATGATGGATCAGCAATTGGAATTGAAACATGAATCTACAACCAATCCTTGTTGTAGCCTG TGGGAAGATAGATTTGTGAAGGTGCAAAAGAAGCTTCAGAATGTGGAAAAGGGCAGGGGTAATCTTAAGAAGGCGCTTGTGCTCCTTGAGCAACAATGTGATAAGATGCAGGATGAACGTATCAAACTCAAAAAAG CATATGAGGAGGAGAAGGTGAAGGCTGATAATGAAAGGAAGGATAAAGAAAAAGAATCTGCTGCACGAGTTTCATTGGAGAACGAGGTATCTGTTTTGAAGTCTGAGATTTTATTATTCAGTCAAAAAGGAAATTCACTACCGAAACATGTGGATGAAGAACTTATAAATCTTAGAGGACGTGTTAATGATAGAGAAAAAGAGGTAATTTGTTTACGAGAGCAGCTACAAACAAAGATAAATGTATCAGCTACTGAAAAAAGCAGGGTTGATCAAGAATTAAGTAATCTTAAAGCATATTTGAATAATGTGGAAACAGAAAAGGAAAAGCTATTTAAAGATCTTCAAAAAGAGAGAGCTAGAGCAGATTCAGAGAAAAACCGAGCTGATGAAGTGTTGAAAACTGCAAAAACCGAGCAGGATGAAATTGTGTCCTCTGAGAAAAGTAATAACGATTTGTATTCACTGAAGACTGAGTATCAGAAGTTGGAATCTGAAATTGGTCGGCTCAAATTGCTTCTTGAAAAGGAAAGAAAACGAGCAGATTGCGAGAGAAAGATAGCTGAAACTGAGAAAATGAATGTGAATAAAGTGAAAGAAATGTTGAAATTGGAACAAAGTAGAGTTAATGTTGAAAGGGAAAAAGCCGAGCAATTTGAACATCAGTTACAAAAGTTAAAGTGTGAGGTAGATGAGGCAAGATCAAAGTTGGATTCAGAGGGTTCAAAGTTGAAAGAAGCGAACAAGAAGAAGCTTGAAGCTGAAAAGAAAAAGACAATAAAAGAGAAAAAGAAGGCTGAAGAACAGCAAACGATTGCGGAAATGAGTACAAAACATGCGTTGGAGGAGAAACAACGTGCTGTTTGTCTTCAACAGAAGCTAGAAGAGTGTCAGAAGAAATATGCCGATTTGAAGAAGGAAATGGAAGAACAAATCAAGCAAAAAAGCATTGAGGATTTAGAGAGGGATAAAGAAATAGATTTAAAAAAGGCTGCAGATATGTATAAATTGCAGGCCATGACAGAAAAATCCCGTGCTGATAAGTTAGAACAGCAGCTAAAGAATACCAAGAAAACTACTAAAGATACAAGCACAGATAAATCTGCTGAAATGAAACTTTTAAAGAAAAGATTGAAACTTGAAAAAGCGAGAGTAAAACATGCAAATCAAGTGGCTGAGCATGAAAAGAATTGTAAAAAAGCAGTTGAAGAAGAACTTGGTCAACTAAAGCTGGAGTTTGCTAGATTTTCGAATCGGGTCGGTCTCTGTAATTGTCTTGCCATCTGCAAC AACGGAGATGAAACTTCAGTGAGGAAATTTTTACAACCCGAGTTTGGAAAACAACCGGCAACGCCTATTTGCGCGGTTACAAAACCGTCTGAATATTTCAAACCAAGTTTGGATAGTCCTGCACCGTCACTTCCTATTTCTGGAACGTGTACCGAGTCCACCTCAGGTACTGCCTCTAAAATGGAGCCTCTGCTTAACAGAAAAAAATTAGACTGTTCTGCCCTTGTTTCAAGCATGTCATCTTTTTCTGATCGACAGTTGGTGGGCCCACAGGGAAATATTCATTTTTCTAACTCGAAAGAGTTGCCTAAGGAGGCTGATAATAATGTCAATAGTCCTCTTAGAGTGAAGAACAAAGAGGGAAACACAAGGAAAAGAAAACGGCTAAATGCAATTGAATCTGCTGAAGGTAATATAAGGGTTTCAAAGTTAACCAAAAATGTTTCTGCACTTCATGGTATATCAGGCAACAGTGAAGAACCATTACAAGAAGGAACGCCTATTCATCAAAATGAAGAGCCGGGATTAGTAGCTGGAGATGAAAATGGAGTAGCAGCTACTCGTACATGCAATAATGATGTCGAGATTTTTGAAAAAATATTTAATGGTGACTGCATGAAGTTACTTAATTTGGATAGTGAAGTTGAGGAAGAAAAATACCGTATTGCAGTTGAAAGGCCTCTTTCACCTACTCTTCCAAACATCGAGATTGAAATCAAGCCATCAGATTATTCTAGCCGCGCACTTGTAACAAGGTCTTGTATCAACCCAGACCAAGATTCTATTGTGGTGATGGGGCCCTCTGATTCAGGACATAAGGGTATTACCACCGTATATGGAATTGAATCTGGATCTGTTTATCGTGATTCTCTTGTTGTATTTCAAGAGTTCAGGGATAATGAAAGCCTTTCTGAGATATCGAACGCAACAAGTAATCTTTCGAGTCAGTGTTGTGAGTTATCTCAGAGTGGTTATGTGTTCAAAAAGGTTGTGTCCGGTGTATCTGCAGTTGAAATTCTCTCGCCCAA GAAAAGGGTTTGTGTGTTTTTCTCTTTGTTCTTGAAGAGCTTCTCGAACATTGCTCTAATTGCATTTAACCATGGTGACGATGGAAACTTCTTGAACAGTTTAGATATCTTTTCTGGGCAACTGAAGAAAG TGATGTCTGATGTAGAGACAAAGACGGTGTTCACAGAAATAGTGGACATGGATGAACTTATCTCTTTAAtacaaaattttattattaaaaaaaaggtGACGATGCTCTGCAATGATGTAACTGAAGCTCCATTGCACCAGTTGTTACTTGGTGCAGTTCTTTTGGCATCTGTGTGTGCAGCTTACGATCGCATTAATTCTATATGTGAGGCATCTTATGCCGTTTCCATTACCTCTTGTTCTTCAAACTTGACAATTTTACACGTGTTTGCTTATGTATGTGGAGACAAGTTGTTAGCCGATGATGAAAACAGCTTAACAATGACCTCCATAAAATCTCTCATTACGTACTTTGAGACCGATAATCTTTTGTCTGGCTTCCGTCCGTGTACTAAGTGTCCGTTTTCTGACGGTGCGGTTTCCATGGAAGAACTCGCATCGTTTCTCTTGAAGAAATTTGGTGACTGCCAGATGGACAAATATGCGATGACTACATGCAAATTGATTACAGAGTCTGATGATACGTTGTCTGATTTAAGTGACGTTCTGTCCTTATTGGAGTTGGTGGCATCTAAGATG AGCTGGGGCTGGGTTTGCGAGAACATCATCAGTCATTTGTTGAAACTATTGGAAGTTTACGTCACTGAAGATTCTTCGACTGCAGTTTTTCTTCTTCTAGGCCAAATTGCAAG GCTTGGTATTAACGGTAATGGACCCCACGACGCTGAAGTTGAGAATATTAGAGTCAAATTGAGTTCATTCATATCGCAGACGACCTCCAATAAAATTGGCTTACCTGTCCAGTTTGCTGCTGTAAATGCTTTACTGGGTACAATTCCTATCAGTTTTCAAGACGTATGCAAGAATAGCTTTGCTAATTACTCGACTGCAACTGATTCTATACGAAGATGGTTTTCTTTGCTAAGTGATGAACATAAATCGTTGTCTGTTAAACTCTTAAGTGCTGATGTTGTTTAA
- the LOC139857449 gene encoding uncharacterized protein isoform X3, whose protein sequence is MMDQQLELKHESTTNPCCSLWEDRFVKVQKKLQNVEKGRGNLKKALVLLEQQCDKMQDERIKLKKAYEEEKVKADNERKDKEKESAARVSLENEVSVLKSEILLFSQKGNSLPKHVDEELINLRGRVNDREKEVICLREQLQTKINVSATEKSRVDQELSNLKAYLNNVETEKEKLFKDLQKERARADSEKNRADEVLKTAKTEQDEIVSSEKSNNDLYSLKTEYQKLESEIGRLKLLLEKERKRADCERKIAETEKMNVNKVKEMLKLEQSRVNVEREKAEQFEHQLQKLKCEVDEARSKLDSEGSKLKEANKKKLEAEKKKTIKEKKKAEEQQTIAEMSTKHALEEKQRAVCLQQKLEECQKKYADLKKEMEEQIKQKSIEDLERDKEIDLKKAADMYKLQAMTEKSRADKLEQQLKNTKKTTKDTSTDKSAEMKLLKKRLKLEKARVKHANQVAEHEKNCKKAVEEELGQLKLEFARFSNRVGLCNCLAICNVGKSCLEKNGDETSVRKFLQPEFGKQPATPICAVTKPSEYFKPSLDSPAPSLPISGTCTESTSGTASKMEPLLNRKKLDCSALVSSMSSFSDRQLVGPQGNIHFSNSKELPKEADNNVNSPLRVKNKEGNTRKRKRLNAIESAEGNIRVSKLTKNVSALHGISGNSEEPLQEGTPIHQNEEPGLVAGDENGVAATRTCNNDVEIFEKIFNGDCMKLLNLDSEVEEEKYRIAVERPLSPTLPNIEIEIKPSDYSSRALVTRSCINPDQDSIVVMGPSDSGHKGITTVYGIESGSVYRDSLVVFQEFRDNESLSEISNATSNLSSQCCELSQSGYVFKKVVSGVSAVEILSPKKRVCVFFSLFLKSFSNIALIAFNHGDDGNFLNSLDIFSGQLKKVMSDVETKTVFTEIVDMDELISLIQNFIIKKKVTMLCNDVTEAPLHQLLLGAVLLASVCAAYDRINSIYKLLADDENSLTMTSIKSLITYFETDNLLSGFRPCTKCPFSDGAVSMEELASFLLKKFGDCQMDKYAMTTCKLITESDDTLSDLSDVLSLLELVASKMSWGWVCENIISHLLKLLEVYVTEDSSTAVFLLLGQIARLGINGNGPHDAEVENIRVKLSSFISQTTSNKIGLPVQFAAVNALLGTIPISFQDVCKNSFANYSTATDSIRRWFSLLSDEHKSLSVKLLSADVV, encoded by the exons ATGATGGATCAGCAATTGGAATTGAAACATGAATCTACAACCAATCCTTGTTGTAGCCTG TGGGAAGATAGATTTGTGAAGGTGCAAAAGAAGCTTCAGAATGTGGAAAAGGGCAGGGGTAATCTTAAGAAGGCGCTTGTGCTCCTTGAGCAACAATGTGATAAGATGCAGGATGAACGTATCAAACTCAAAAAAG CATATGAGGAGGAGAAGGTGAAGGCTGATAATGAAAGGAAGGATAAAGAAAAAGAATCTGCTGCACGAGTTTCATTGGAGAACGAGGTATCTGTTTTGAAGTCTGAGATTTTATTATTCAGTCAAAAAGGAAATTCACTACCGAAACATGTGGATGAAGAACTTATAAATCTTAGAGGACGTGTTAATGATAGAGAAAAAGAGGTAATTTGTTTACGAGAGCAGCTACAAACAAAGATAAATGTATCAGCTACTGAAAAAAGCAGGGTTGATCAAGAATTAAGTAATCTTAAAGCATATTTGAATAATGTGGAAACAGAAAAGGAAAAGCTATTTAAAGATCTTCAAAAAGAGAGAGCTAGAGCAGATTCAGAGAAAAACCGAGCTGATGAAGTGTTGAAAACTGCAAAAACCGAGCAGGATGAAATTGTGTCCTCTGAGAAAAGTAATAACGATTTGTATTCACTGAAGACTGAGTATCAGAAGTTGGAATCTGAAATTGGTCGGCTCAAATTGCTTCTTGAAAAGGAAAGAAAACGAGCAGATTGCGAGAGAAAGATAGCTGAAACTGAGAAAATGAATGTGAATAAAGTGAAAGAAATGTTGAAATTGGAACAAAGTAGAGTTAATGTTGAAAGGGAAAAAGCCGAGCAATTTGAACATCAGTTACAAAAGTTAAAGTGTGAGGTAGATGAGGCAAGATCAAAGTTGGATTCAGAGGGTTCAAAGTTGAAAGAAGCGAACAAGAAGAAGCTTGAAGCTGAAAAGAAAAAGACAATAAAAGAGAAAAAGAAGGCTGAAGAACAGCAAACGATTGCGGAAATGAGTACAAAACATGCGTTGGAGGAGAAACAACGTGCTGTTTGTCTTCAACAGAAGCTAGAAGAGTGTCAGAAGAAATATGCCGATTTGAAGAAGGAAATGGAAGAACAAATCAAGCAAAAAAGCATTGAGGATTTAGAGAGGGATAAAGAAATAGATTTAAAAAAGGCTGCAGATATGTATAAATTGCAGGCCATGACAGAAAAATCCCGTGCTGATAAGTTAGAACAGCAGCTAAAGAATACCAAGAAAACTACTAAAGATACAAGCACAGATAAATCTGCTGAAATGAAACTTTTAAAGAAAAGATTGAAACTTGAAAAAGCGAGAGTAAAACATGCAAATCAAGTGGCTGAGCATGAAAAGAATTGTAAAAAAGCAGTTGAAGAAGAACTTGGTCAACTAAAGCTGGAGTTTGCTAGATTTTCGAATCGGGTCGGTCTCTGTAATTGTCTTGCCATCTGCAACGTAGGTAAATCTTGCTTGGAAAAG AACGGAGATGAAACTTCAGTGAGGAAATTTTTACAACCCGAGTTTGGAAAACAACCGGCAACGCCTATTTGCGCGGTTACAAAACCGTCTGAATATTTCAAACCAAGTTTGGATAGTCCTGCACCGTCACTTCCTATTTCTGGAACGTGTACCGAGTCCACCTCAGGTACTGCCTCTAAAATGGAGCCTCTGCTTAACAGAAAAAAATTAGACTGTTCTGCCCTTGTTTCAAGCATGTCATCTTTTTCTGATCGACAGTTGGTGGGCCCACAGGGAAATATTCATTTTTCTAACTCGAAAGAGTTGCCTAAGGAGGCTGATAATAATGTCAATAGTCCTCTTAGAGTGAAGAACAAAGAGGGAAACACAAGGAAAAGAAAACGGCTAAATGCAATTGAATCTGCTGAAGGTAATATAAGGGTTTCAAAGTTAACCAAAAATGTTTCTGCACTTCATGGTATATCAGGCAACAGTGAAGAACCATTACAAGAAGGAACGCCTATTCATCAAAATGAAGAGCCGGGATTAGTAGCTGGAGATGAAAATGGAGTAGCAGCTACTCGTACATGCAATAATGATGTCGAGATTTTTGAAAAAATATTTAATGGTGACTGCATGAAGTTACTTAATTTGGATAGTGAAGTTGAGGAAGAAAAATACCGTATTGCAGTTGAAAGGCCTCTTTCACCTACTCTTCCAAACATCGAGATTGAAATCAAGCCATCAGATTATTCTAGCCGCGCACTTGTAACAAGGTCTTGTATCAACCCAGACCAAGATTCTATTGTGGTGATGGGGCCCTCTGATTCAGGACATAAGGGTATTACCACCGTATATGGAATTGAATCTGGATCTGTTTATCGTGATTCTCTTGTTGTATTTCAAGAGTTCAGGGATAATGAAAGCCTTTCTGAGATATCGAACGCAACAAGTAATCTTTCGAGTCAGTGTTGTGAGTTATCTCAGAGTGGTTATGTGTTCAAAAAGGTTGTGTCCGGTGTATCTGCAGTTGAAATTCTCTCGCCCAA GAAAAGGGTTTGTGTGTTTTTCTCTTTGTTCTTGAAGAGCTTCTCGAACATTGCTCTAATTGCATTTAACCATGGTGACGATGGAAACTTCTTGAACAGTTTAGATATCTTTTCTGGGCAACTGAAGAAAG TGATGTCTGATGTAGAGACAAAGACGGTGTTCACAGAAATAGTGGACATGGATGAACTTATCTCTTTAAtacaaaattttattattaaaaaaaaggtGACGATGCTCTGCAATGATGTAACTGAAGCTCCATTGCACCAGTTGTTACTTGGTGCAGTTCTTTTGGCATCTGTGTGTGCAGCTTACGATCGCATTAATTCTATAT ACAAGTTGTTAGCCGATGATGAAAACAGCTTAACAATGACCTCCATAAAATCTCTCATTACGTACTTTGAGACCGATAATCTTTTGTCTGGCTTCCGTCCGTGTACTAAGTGTCCGTTTTCTGACGGTGCGGTTTCCATGGAAGAACTCGCATCGTTTCTCTTGAAGAAATTTGGTGACTGCCAGATGGACAAATATGCGATGACTACATGCAAATTGATTACAGAGTCTGATGATACGTTGTCTGATTTAAGTGACGTTCTGTCCTTATTGGAGTTGGTGGCATCTAAGATG AGCTGGGGCTGGGTTTGCGAGAACATCATCAGTCATTTGTTGAAACTATTGGAAGTTTACGTCACTGAAGATTCTTCGACTGCAGTTTTTCTTCTTCTAGGCCAAATTGCAAG GCTTGGTATTAACGGTAATGGACCCCACGACGCTGAAGTTGAGAATATTAGAGTCAAATTGAGTTCATTCATATCGCAGACGACCTCCAATAAAATTGGCTTACCTGTCCAGTTTGCTGCTGTAAATGCTTTACTGGGTACAATTCCTATCAGTTTTCAAGACGTATGCAAGAATAGCTTTGCTAATTACTCGACTGCAACTGATTCTATACGAAGATGGTTTTCTTTGCTAAGTGATGAACATAAATCGTTGTCTGTTAAACTCTTAAGTGCTGATGTTGTTTAA
- the LOC139857449 gene encoding uncharacterized protein isoform X1 has protein sequence MMDQQLELKHESTTNPCCSLWEDRFVKVQKKLQNVEKGRGNLKKALVLLEQQCDKMQDERIKLKKAYEEEKVKADNERKDKEKESAARVSLENEVSVLKSEILLFSQKGNSLPKHVDEELINLRGRVNDREKEVICLREQLQTKINVSATEKSRVDQELSNLKAYLNNVETEKEKLFKDLQKERARADSEKNRADEVLKTAKTEQDEIVSSEKSNNDLYSLKTEYQKLESEIGRLKLLLEKERKRADCERKIAETEKMNVNKVKEMLKLEQSRVNVEREKAEQFEHQLQKLKCEVDEARSKLDSEGSKLKEANKKKLEAEKKKTIKEKKKAEEQQTIAEMSTKHALEEKQRAVCLQQKLEECQKKYADLKKEMEEQIKQKSIEDLERDKEIDLKKAADMYKLQAMTEKSRADKLEQQLKNTKKTTKDTSTDKSAEMKLLKKRLKLEKARVKHANQVAEHEKNCKKAVEEELGQLKLEFARFSNRVGLCNCLAICNVGKSCLEKNGDETSVRKFLQPEFGKQPATPICAVTKPSEYFKPSLDSPAPSLPISGTCTESTSGTASKMEPLLNRKKLDCSALVSSMSSFSDRQLVGPQGNIHFSNSKELPKEADNNVNSPLRVKNKEGNTRKRKRLNAIESAEGNIRVSKLTKNVSALHGISGNSEEPLQEGTPIHQNEEPGLVAGDENGVAATRTCNNDVEIFEKIFNGDCMKLLNLDSEVEEEKYRIAVERPLSPTLPNIEIEIKPSDYSSRALVTRSCINPDQDSIVVMGPSDSGHKGITTVYGIESGSVYRDSLVVFQEFRDNESLSEISNATSNLSSQCCELSQSGYVFKKVVSGVSAVEILSPKKRVCVFFSLFLKSFSNIALIAFNHGDDGNFLNSLDIFSGQLKKVMSDVETKTVFTEIVDMDELISLIQNFIIKKKVTMLCNDVTEAPLHQLLLGAVLLASVCAAYDRINSICEASYAVSITSCSSNLTILHVFAYVCGDKLLADDENSLTMTSIKSLITYFETDNLLSGFRPCTKCPFSDGAVSMEELASFLLKKFGDCQMDKYAMTTCKLITESDDTLSDLSDVLSLLELVASKMSWGWVCENIISHLLKLLEVYVTEDSSTAVFLLLGQIARLGINGNGPHDAEVENIRVKLSSFISQTTSNKIGLPVQFAAVNALLGTIPISFQDVCKNSFANYSTATDSIRRWFSLLSDEHKSLSVKLLSADVV, from the exons ATGATGGATCAGCAATTGGAATTGAAACATGAATCTACAACCAATCCTTGTTGTAGCCTG TGGGAAGATAGATTTGTGAAGGTGCAAAAGAAGCTTCAGAATGTGGAAAAGGGCAGGGGTAATCTTAAGAAGGCGCTTGTGCTCCTTGAGCAACAATGTGATAAGATGCAGGATGAACGTATCAAACTCAAAAAAG CATATGAGGAGGAGAAGGTGAAGGCTGATAATGAAAGGAAGGATAAAGAAAAAGAATCTGCTGCACGAGTTTCATTGGAGAACGAGGTATCTGTTTTGAAGTCTGAGATTTTATTATTCAGTCAAAAAGGAAATTCACTACCGAAACATGTGGATGAAGAACTTATAAATCTTAGAGGACGTGTTAATGATAGAGAAAAAGAGGTAATTTGTTTACGAGAGCAGCTACAAACAAAGATAAATGTATCAGCTACTGAAAAAAGCAGGGTTGATCAAGAATTAAGTAATCTTAAAGCATATTTGAATAATGTGGAAACAGAAAAGGAAAAGCTATTTAAAGATCTTCAAAAAGAGAGAGCTAGAGCAGATTCAGAGAAAAACCGAGCTGATGAAGTGTTGAAAACTGCAAAAACCGAGCAGGATGAAATTGTGTCCTCTGAGAAAAGTAATAACGATTTGTATTCACTGAAGACTGAGTATCAGAAGTTGGAATCTGAAATTGGTCGGCTCAAATTGCTTCTTGAAAAGGAAAGAAAACGAGCAGATTGCGAGAGAAAGATAGCTGAAACTGAGAAAATGAATGTGAATAAAGTGAAAGAAATGTTGAAATTGGAACAAAGTAGAGTTAATGTTGAAAGGGAAAAAGCCGAGCAATTTGAACATCAGTTACAAAAGTTAAAGTGTGAGGTAGATGAGGCAAGATCAAAGTTGGATTCAGAGGGTTCAAAGTTGAAAGAAGCGAACAAGAAGAAGCTTGAAGCTGAAAAGAAAAAGACAATAAAAGAGAAAAAGAAGGCTGAAGAACAGCAAACGATTGCGGAAATGAGTACAAAACATGCGTTGGAGGAGAAACAACGTGCTGTTTGTCTTCAACAGAAGCTAGAAGAGTGTCAGAAGAAATATGCCGATTTGAAGAAGGAAATGGAAGAACAAATCAAGCAAAAAAGCATTGAGGATTTAGAGAGGGATAAAGAAATAGATTTAAAAAAGGCTGCAGATATGTATAAATTGCAGGCCATGACAGAAAAATCCCGTGCTGATAAGTTAGAACAGCAGCTAAAGAATACCAAGAAAACTACTAAAGATACAAGCACAGATAAATCTGCTGAAATGAAACTTTTAAAGAAAAGATTGAAACTTGAAAAAGCGAGAGTAAAACATGCAAATCAAGTGGCTGAGCATGAAAAGAATTGTAAAAAAGCAGTTGAAGAAGAACTTGGTCAACTAAAGCTGGAGTTTGCTAGATTTTCGAATCGGGTCGGTCTCTGTAATTGTCTTGCCATCTGCAACGTAGGTAAATCTTGCTTGGAAAAG AACGGAGATGAAACTTCAGTGAGGAAATTTTTACAACCCGAGTTTGGAAAACAACCGGCAACGCCTATTTGCGCGGTTACAAAACCGTCTGAATATTTCAAACCAAGTTTGGATAGTCCTGCACCGTCACTTCCTATTTCTGGAACGTGTACCGAGTCCACCTCAGGTACTGCCTCTAAAATGGAGCCTCTGCTTAACAGAAAAAAATTAGACTGTTCTGCCCTTGTTTCAAGCATGTCATCTTTTTCTGATCGACAGTTGGTGGGCCCACAGGGAAATATTCATTTTTCTAACTCGAAAGAGTTGCCTAAGGAGGCTGATAATAATGTCAATAGTCCTCTTAGAGTGAAGAACAAAGAGGGAAACACAAGGAAAAGAAAACGGCTAAATGCAATTGAATCTGCTGAAGGTAATATAAGGGTTTCAAAGTTAACCAAAAATGTTTCTGCACTTCATGGTATATCAGGCAACAGTGAAGAACCATTACAAGAAGGAACGCCTATTCATCAAAATGAAGAGCCGGGATTAGTAGCTGGAGATGAAAATGGAGTAGCAGCTACTCGTACATGCAATAATGATGTCGAGATTTTTGAAAAAATATTTAATGGTGACTGCATGAAGTTACTTAATTTGGATAGTGAAGTTGAGGAAGAAAAATACCGTATTGCAGTTGAAAGGCCTCTTTCACCTACTCTTCCAAACATCGAGATTGAAATCAAGCCATCAGATTATTCTAGCCGCGCACTTGTAACAAGGTCTTGTATCAACCCAGACCAAGATTCTATTGTGGTGATGGGGCCCTCTGATTCAGGACATAAGGGTATTACCACCGTATATGGAATTGAATCTGGATCTGTTTATCGTGATTCTCTTGTTGTATTTCAAGAGTTCAGGGATAATGAAAGCCTTTCTGAGATATCGAACGCAACAAGTAATCTTTCGAGTCAGTGTTGTGAGTTATCTCAGAGTGGTTATGTGTTCAAAAAGGTTGTGTCCGGTGTATCTGCAGTTGAAATTCTCTCGCCCAA GAAAAGGGTTTGTGTGTTTTTCTCTTTGTTCTTGAAGAGCTTCTCGAACATTGCTCTAATTGCATTTAACCATGGTGACGATGGAAACTTCTTGAACAGTTTAGATATCTTTTCTGGGCAACTGAAGAAAG TGATGTCTGATGTAGAGACAAAGACGGTGTTCACAGAAATAGTGGACATGGATGAACTTATCTCTTTAAtacaaaattttattattaaaaaaaaggtGACGATGCTCTGCAATGATGTAACTGAAGCTCCATTGCACCAGTTGTTACTTGGTGCAGTTCTTTTGGCATCTGTGTGTGCAGCTTACGATCGCATTAATTCTATATGTGAGGCATCTTATGCCGTTTCCATTACCTCTTGTTCTTCAAACTTGACAATTTTACACGTGTTTGCTTATGTATGTGGAGACAAGTTGTTAGCCGATGATGAAAACAGCTTAACAATGACCTCCATAAAATCTCTCATTACGTACTTTGAGACCGATAATCTTTTGTCTGGCTTCCGTCCGTGTACTAAGTGTCCGTTTTCTGACGGTGCGGTTTCCATGGAAGAACTCGCATCGTTTCTCTTGAAGAAATTTGGTGACTGCCAGATGGACAAATATGCGATGACTACATGCAAATTGATTACAGAGTCTGATGATACGTTGTCTGATTTAAGTGACGTTCTGTCCTTATTGGAGTTGGTGGCATCTAAGATG AGCTGGGGCTGGGTTTGCGAGAACATCATCAGTCATTTGTTGAAACTATTGGAAGTTTACGTCACTGAAGATTCTTCGACTGCAGTTTTTCTTCTTCTAGGCCAAATTGCAAG GCTTGGTATTAACGGTAATGGACCCCACGACGCTGAAGTTGAGAATATTAGAGTCAAATTGAGTTCATTCATATCGCAGACGACCTCCAATAAAATTGGCTTACCTGTCCAGTTTGCTGCTGTAAATGCTTTACTGGGTACAATTCCTATCAGTTTTCAAGACGTATGCAAGAATAGCTTTGCTAATTACTCGACTGCAACTGATTCTATACGAAGATGGTTTTCTTTGCTAAGTGATGAACATAAATCGTTGTCTGTTAAACTCTTAAGTGCTGATGTTGTTTAA